Proteins co-encoded in one Sporosarcina sp. FSL K6-1522 genomic window:
- a CDS encoding LCP family protein: MEDHYEGPVPKRRRKKKLRIGRVVFTIAVLCFIGAGLYSYAQYHAGKALAKENMIEPGAFKGDAIDPKYTSVENYLLLGADNDGSSRSRTDTMMVLSWDKNEGTMRVISFMRDIYADIPGYKPYKLNTAYYLGGVQTAKDTLTGMFGVPIHHYAIVDFQNFESIIDIAFPSGVEVDVKKEMSEKIGVTLLPGKQSLNGKELLGYARFRADAEGDFGRVARQQEVITAMKTEAMKPEMIAHMPKLAGALSGYIKTDLTAKDEISRAISLLLKKGADVETMTVPVEGSYSFNSYAHAGSVIEVDTERNKEAIAQFLNMQLE, encoded by the coding sequence ATGGAAGATCATTATGAAGGACCTGTTCCCAAAAGAAGAAGAAAGAAAAAACTTCGTATTGGCCGGGTTGTTTTTACAATAGCTGTACTGTGCTTTATCGGAGCAGGGCTCTATTCATATGCACAATATCATGCAGGAAAAGCACTAGCAAAAGAAAATATGATTGAGCCGGGTGCATTCAAAGGGGACGCGATTGATCCTAAATACACATCGGTGGAAAATTATTTACTACTTGGTGCAGATAATGATGGGAGCAGTAGGTCTCGGACAGATACGATGATGGTCTTGTCTTGGGACAAGAATGAAGGGACGATGCGTGTGATCTCATTCATGCGTGACATTTATGCAGACATTCCGGGCTATAAGCCATATAAGTTAAATACAGCGTATTATCTTGGTGGCGTGCAAACCGCCAAGGACACATTGACAGGGATGTTTGGTGTTCCGATTCATCATTATGCCATCGTGGACTTCCAAAACTTTGAATCAATTATCGATATCGCATTTCCCAGTGGTGTTGAAGTCGATGTAAAAAAAGAAATGTCCGAAAAAATTGGCGTTACGTTATTGCCAGGCAAGCAGTCGTTAAATGGTAAAGAATTGCTTGGTTACGCACGTTTTCGTGCTGATGCAGAAGGAGATTTCGGACGCGTTGCAAGGCAACAAGAAGTAATTACTGCCATGAAAACAGAAGCGATGAAGCCTGAAATGATTGCACATATGCCAAAGCTAGCAGGTGCACTATCTGGGTACATTAAGACCGATTTAACAGCCAAAGATGAGATTTCACGTGCTATCTCCTTATTGCTGAAAAAAGGGGCCGATGTGGAAACGATGACTGTGCCGGTGGAAGGTTCGTATTCCTTCAATTCGTATGCACACGCTGGCTCTGTCATTGAAGTAGATACCGAGCGCAATAAAGAAGCAATTGCGCAATTTCTAAACATGCAATTAGAGTAA
- a CDS encoding YjcZ family sporulation protein — MGRECYGGSNNSFALIVVLFILLIIIGASFIY, encoded by the coding sequence ATGGGACGCGAATGTTATGGTGGTTCAAATAACTCATTTGCATTGATTGTTGTATTGTTCATTTTATTAATTATCATCGGCGCAAGCTTTATTTACTAA
- the msrA gene encoding peptide-methionine (S)-S-oxide reductase MsrA, whose product MEKAAFAGGCFWCMVKPFKEWDGIYDVVSGYMGGHVENPTYEDVKKGDTGHLEVVEITFNPTVFPYEKLLEVFWQQIDPTDAEGQFQDRGHSYSTAIFYYSDEQQKTAEQSKKQLDTSGMFSKPIVTPIRAAETFYRAEEYHQDYYVKEQEHYEEDRARSGRDEFIESHWT is encoded by the coding sequence ATGGAAAAAGCCGCATTTGCTGGCGGTTGTTTCTGGTGCATGGTAAAACCCTTTAAAGAATGGGATGGTATTTATGACGTAGTATCTGGTTATATGGGTGGACATGTTGAAAATCCTACATATGAAGACGTTAAAAAAGGCGACACCGGTCATTTGGAGGTTGTCGAAATTACGTTCAATCCCACTGTTTTCCCTTATGAAAAATTGCTGGAGGTGTTTTGGCAACAAATTGATCCTACGGATGCAGAAGGACAATTCCAAGATCGCGGTCATTCGTATTCAACAGCCATTTTCTATTATTCAGATGAGCAGCAGAAAACGGCGGAACAGTCCAAGAAACAACTGGACACAAGTGGGATGTTCTCCAAACCAATCGTGACACCTATCCGTGCGGCTGAAACATTTTACCGTGCAGAAGAGTACCATCAAGACTATTATGTGAAAGAACAAGAACACTATGAAGAAGATCGTGCACGTTCCGGGCGGGATGAATTTATTGAAAGCCATTGGACATGA
- a CDS encoding alpha/beta fold hydrolase, which yields MTNTAISVYAHTGFLSGALHLPEKAVHGKVPLIILLHGFIGNKVGEHRLFVKAARQFTEKGYGVFRFDFSGCGESDGDYADVTVTRQLGEVQAVLDYVSALPHVDENNIILIGHSLGGAVASLTAATDDRIRKLILWSPVGKPYEDITTILGKQAVEDAAVNGKVDYHGFYVSQTFLTDLKNHHPLEAIRFFKEAALIIHAQEDEDIPKEHAARYLASLHQRSGHESANVHYIKHANHTFSSYTFENELFKTSIEWLEDEVAYHGKIAL from the coding sequence ATGACAAATACAGCGATTTCAGTTTATGCACATACAGGATTTCTTTCAGGTGCGCTACATCTTCCTGAAAAAGCGGTTCATGGGAAAGTGCCACTGATTATTTTACTACATGGCTTTATTGGCAATAAGGTTGGTGAACATCGACTTTTTGTGAAGGCGGCACGGCAGTTTACGGAGAAAGGTTATGGGGTGTTTCGTTTTGATTTTAGTGGCTGCGGGGAAAGTGATGGCGATTATGCAGATGTGACGGTTACACGTCAGTTAGGCGAGGTGCAGGCAGTGCTCGATTATGTATCAGCTTTGCCACATGTGGATGAAAATAATATCATTCTAATCGGTCATAGTCTTGGTGGGGCAGTCGCTTCCCTAACGGCAGCAACAGATGATCGCATTCGCAAGCTAATCTTATGGTCGCCAGTCGGCAAGCCGTATGAGGATATTACAACTATTTTAGGGAAACAAGCTGTGGAAGACGCAGCAGTGAATGGGAAAGTCGATTATCACGGATTTTACGTGAGTCAGACCTTTTTAACAGATTTGAAAAATCATCATCCGCTTGAAGCAATTCGCTTCTTTAAAGAGGCGGCTTTGATTATTCATGCGCAAGAGGACGAAGATATTCCAAAAGAACACGCTGCTCGCTATTTGGCATCATTGCACCAAAGGTCGGGACATGAATCTGCAAACGTCCATTATATTAAGCATGCAAATCACACGTTTTCCAGTTATACATTTGAAAATGAATTATTCAAAACTTCCATTGAATGGCTTGAAGATGAGGTTGCTTATCATGGAAAAATCGCTTTATAA
- a CDS encoding MFS transporter, whose translation MTKQLHRRNTVLMIFTIFALSINMRPAITSIGPMLDTIREQLSLSNAQVSLLTAIPVICMGVFATLAPFLNRKYGLYRTMLTMILLVGIVTALRGFIPGFPVLIGTAFLIGIAIAVMGPLLSAMIKQNFPDRAASIIGVYSFGMGVGSATSAGLTAVFFEATGSYLFALSIWSVLALIGLVAWLFAMRAQITVQQLPPVVVKNQREKMKSPWKSRKAWLFLLFFGLQSSAFFSIITWLAPIAMAAGMTLLQAGTLLSIMTTIQIFLNILLPQLMQQFPARKFWLLFMLLAGMLSLGLFWTGNHSLMWIGAVLMGIPLGGLFPVALLLPLDETETAEEAGAWTAMMQTGGFIMGGLLPLLIALVYDWTANHTYTFSIMVGLYVLMVVLTFLIGDKKE comes from the coding sequence ATGACGAAACAACTACATAGAAGAAATACGGTTCTTATGATTTTCACTATTTTTGCATTATCCATTAACATGCGACCAGCGATTACATCGATTGGACCGATGTTGGATACCATTCGAGAGCAGTTATCGCTATCTAATGCGCAAGTCAGTTTACTGACAGCGATTCCGGTTATTTGTATGGGCGTATTCGCGACGTTAGCGCCGTTTTTGAATCGGAAATACGGCTTATATCGAACGATGCTGACAATGATTCTCCTCGTTGGGATTGTAACTGCTTTGCGAGGTTTTATCCCCGGTTTTCCAGTACTCATTGGTACGGCCTTCCTTATTGGAATTGCGATTGCTGTGATGGGTCCACTTCTTTCAGCAATGATTAAACAAAATTTCCCTGATCGAGCCGCATCCATCATCGGTGTCTATTCATTCGGAATGGGTGTTGGTTCGGCAACCAGCGCGGGATTGACGGCCGTATTTTTTGAGGCTACAGGATCATACTTGTTTGCACTCAGCATTTGGTCTGTACTGGCTCTGATTGGGTTGGTAGCGTGGTTGTTTGCAATGAGAGCACAAATAACCGTGCAACAATTGCCTCCTGTTGTCGTGAAAAATCAGCGGGAAAAGATGAAATCTCCGTGGAAATCGCGAAAAGCCTGGCTCTTTTTACTCTTTTTCGGCTTGCAGTCATCGGCTTTCTTTTCAATCATTACATGGCTTGCACCCATTGCGATGGCAGCGGGCATGACGCTATTACAGGCGGGGACGCTTCTTAGCATTATGACTACTATCCAGATTTTTCTAAATATCTTATTACCGCAACTGATGCAACAATTCCCGGCACGGAAATTTTGGCTCTTATTTATGCTACTAGCTGGGATGCTGTCGCTCGGGTTGTTCTGGACAGGCAATCATTCACTGATGTGGATTGGGGCCGTGCTAATGGGGATTCCGCTCGGGGGTTTATTCCCAGTGGCGTTGCTATTGCCGCTTGACGAGACAGAAACCGCTGAAGAAGCGGGGGCATGGACCGCAATGATGCAAACCGGTGGATTCATTATGGGAGGACTGTTACCGCTCCTCATAGCACTGGTTTACGATTGGACTGCGAATCATACGTATACATTTAGCATTATGGTGGGGCTGTATGTTCTGATGGTGGTTTTGACATTTTTAATTGGCGATAAAAAAGAATGA
- a CDS encoding S-layer homology domain-containing protein: MKRILPMLLAILLVFTGLGITKTSAAGFTDVIGYKEEITYLVNRDIIRGYYDGTFRPENNLTRLQAVTMILRQKGITDFTAPNPNFTDLKPGDYGYDIVAKAVSLGIISGKTASNGSKYFDPGASLTRGQMAKILSEGYGLKKTKDVSFKDVPSTSSYKEYVSILASQNITTGYDDGTFRPSVTLSRQHFAVFMARLLDNKFKPIIPNPDPEKPEHGKPNIPHPDDIKLPIGWDKTKQERLVKELQEKNGHNVIGSETSEGYFTLNPRSYGYEGKQDFKEYLEMRASWFGISYEQFISIINHVINTGEVYDAGSLIVYYDYLSESYGFLTYSYKKY; the protein is encoded by the coding sequence ATGAAGCGAATATTACCAATGTTACTTGCTATATTGCTAGTATTCACAGGACTTGGGATAACCAAGACGAGTGCGGCAGGTTTTACGGATGTAATTGGATATAAAGAGGAGATTACATATCTTGTTAATCGCGATATAATTCGTGGTTATTATGACGGGACTTTTAGACCGGAAAATAATTTAACTCGCTTACAAGCTGTCACAATGATATTACGCCAAAAAGGGATTACAGATTTCACTGCACCAAATCCGAACTTCACAGATTTAAAGCCGGGTGATTATGGGTATGATATTGTGGCTAAAGCAGTCAGTTTAGGTATCATATCTGGTAAGACAGCATCAAATGGATCAAAATACTTTGACCCAGGAGCTTCATTAACACGAGGGCAGATGGCAAAGATTTTATCAGAGGGTTACGGATTAAAAAAGACTAAAGATGTTAGTTTTAAGGATGTACCATCTACGAGTAGTTACAAAGAATATGTAAGTATTTTAGCATCACAAAACATTACTACTGGTTATGATGATGGTACATTTAGACCGAGTGTTACTTTATCGAGACAGCATTTTGCGGTATTTATGGCACGTCTGCTTGATAACAAGTTTAAACCAATTATACCGAACCCGGACCCAGAAAAACCAGAACACGGGAAACCAAACATTCCTCATCCTGATGATATTAAACTACCTATTGGATGGGATAAGACGAAACAGGAGAGGCTAGTTAAGGAATTACAAGAAAAGAATGGTCACAATGTTATTGGTTCTGAAACTAGTGAAGGTTATTTTACGCTTAACCCAAGAAGTTACGGTTATGAAGGAAAACAAGATTTTAAGGAATATCTGGAGATGAGAGCTAGTTGGTTTGGAATTAGTTATGAACAATTTATCTCTATTATTAATCACGTGATTAATACGGGAGAAGTTTATGATGCAGGATCGCTCATAGTTTATTATGATTATTTGAGTGAGAGTTACGGTTTTCTGACTTATTCTTATAAAAAATATTAA
- a CDS encoding site-specific integrase, which yields MTIAYTGVRKGEAMGLQWKDINFENNTITIERTRDHYGVRPLKTKNSFRTIAVDEVVIKQSVSYTLWCKKILFTYGEKISDETFVFITDHGATPTSGAIRSLKGILERTALPKITFHGLRYTHCTILLNRGRNVDVIAERLVNTPEMVYNVYGHVLKESEQESVTLFSQSLEASGADFGAN from the coding sequence TTGACTATCGCCTATACCGGTGTACGTAAAGGTGAAGCGATGGGGCTCCAATGGAAAGACATTAATTTCGAAAATAATACAATCACAATTGAAAGAACGAGAGATCATTATGGCGTACGTCCGCTTAAAACAAAAAACTCGTTTAGAACAATTGCTGTTGATGAAGTGGTTATAAAACAATCAGTATCCTATACACTGTGGTGTAAAAAAATACTGTTTACTTATGGTGAAAAGATATCTGATGAAACCTTTGTGTTTATCACAGATCATGGTGCTACCCCCACTTCAGGTGCTATTCGTTCTTTAAAAGGAATTCTTGAACGGACGGCCTTGCCAAAAATTACTTTTCACGGATTACGTTACACGCACTGTACTATCCTATTAAACCGTGGTCGCAATGTCGATGTGATCGCAGAGCGATTAGTGAATACACCAGAAATGGTTTATAATGTTTACGGACACGTTTTAAAGGAATCTGAACAAGAGTCTGTTACCTTGTTTAGTCAGAGCCTAGAAGCAAGTGGGGCTGATTTTGGGGCTAATTAG
- a CDS encoding ATP-binding cassette domain-containing protein, producing MIAVSNVSLQFGDRKLFEDVNIQFNPGQCYGLIGANGAGKSTFLKILSGELEPQSGNVIMNKDERLAVLKQNHFEYEENVVLDTVIMGHKRLYDIMTEKNAIYMKEDFSDEDGMRAAELEGEFGDLNGWEAESEAAILLQGLGLKEEFHQVTMAELTGSDKVKVLLAQALFGKPDVLLLDEPTNHLDLKAIQWLEEFLINFDNTVIVVSHDRHFLNKVCTQIADLDFSKIQIYPGNYDFWYESSQLALKMAQDQNKKKEEKIKELQAFVARFSANASKSKQATSRKKTLEKIELDDIKPSSRRYPFVNFQIGREIGNDVLTIQDVSKTQDGKVMLKDASFTIGKEDKVILLGNPLAKTALLEILAEEAQPDSGSIKWGVTTSRAYFPIDNSEYFQGSEQSLVEWLRQYSPDDQTETFLRGFLGRMLFSGEEVNKKPSVLSGGEKVRCMLSKMMLTSANVLLLDEPMNHLDLESIQALNNGLMAFKGAMIFTSHDQQFIQTVANRIIEIHDDGTIFDKMMNYDEYLEWKDQQEK from the coding sequence ATGATAGCAGTCAGTAATGTAAGCCTTCAATTCGGCGATCGCAAGCTATTTGAAGATGTGAATATACAGTTCAATCCAGGCCAATGTTACGGTCTGATTGGTGCGAATGGTGCGGGGAAATCGACGTTCTTGAAGATTTTATCGGGCGAACTTGAGCCGCAATCTGGAAATGTCATTATGAACAAAGATGAGCGTCTTGCTGTGTTAAAACAGAACCACTTCGAATATGAGGAAAATGTCGTACTCGACACAGTCATTATGGGACATAAACGTCTTTATGACATTATGACGGAGAAAAACGCAATCTATATGAAAGAAGATTTCTCTGATGAAGACGGCATGCGTGCTGCTGAACTTGAAGGTGAGTTTGGTGATTTGAATGGTTGGGAAGCGGAATCAGAAGCAGCTATCCTTTTACAAGGACTGGGTCTGAAAGAAGAATTCCATCAAGTAACGATGGCTGAACTAACAGGTTCCGATAAAGTAAAAGTGCTTTTAGCACAGGCGCTATTTGGTAAGCCAGACGTTCTTCTTCTCGATGAGCCGACAAACCACTTAGACTTAAAAGCAATTCAGTGGCTTGAAGAATTCTTGATTAACTTTGATAATACAGTCATTGTTGTATCCCATGACCGCCACTTCTTAAACAAAGTGTGTACGCAAATTGCGGATCTCGACTTCTCGAAAATTCAAATCTATCCAGGGAACTACGATTTCTGGTATGAGTCTAGCCAATTAGCACTTAAGATGGCACAAGATCAAAATAAGAAAAAAGAAGAAAAAATTAAAGAACTACAAGCATTCGTTGCACGTTTCAGTGCGAATGCTTCGAAATCTAAACAAGCGACTTCTCGGAAAAAAACACTTGAAAAAATCGAGTTGGATGATATTAAACCATCATCACGTCGTTATCCATTTGTAAACTTCCAAATTGGACGTGAAATCGGTAATGATGTACTGACGATCCAAGATGTTTCTAAAACACAAGATGGCAAAGTCATGCTGAAAGATGCATCATTCACGATTGGAAAAGAAGACAAAGTCATTCTTCTTGGTAACCCACTTGCGAAAACAGCTCTTCTTGAAATTCTTGCTGAAGAGGCGCAACCAGATTCAGGCTCAATCAAATGGGGCGTAACAACATCACGTGCCTACTTCCCAATTGACAACAGTGAGTACTTCCAAGGTAGTGAACAATCGCTTGTAGAATGGCTACGCCAATATTCACCAGATGATCAAACAGAAACGTTCCTACGTGGTTTCCTAGGACGTATGTTGTTCTCAGGTGAAGAAGTAAACAAAAAGCCTTCTGTCCTCTCTGGTGGAGAAAAAGTTCGTTGTATGCTTTCTAAAATGATGCTGACAAGTGCTAACGTTCTTCTACTCGATGAGCCGATGAACCACTTGGACCTTGAATCGATTCAAGCGTTGAACAATGGTTTGATGGCATTTAAAGGCGCTATGATCTTTACATCCCATGACCAACAGTTCATTCAAACAGTAGCTAACCGAATCATTGAAATTCACGATGACGGTACAATTTTTGATAAAATGATGAACTACGACGAATATCTTGAGTGGAAAGACCAACAAGAAAAATAA
- a CDS encoding DUF1033 family protein, which translates to MFEVIYMKADYEPWWMFEGWEETIQSRELFDNVTEAAECLRGLLEKLRHHHDHEMMKKECFYAFWSDREKIFCEGCDEDLQLYHGVLLMNEGKPIAI; encoded by the coding sequence ATGTTCGAAGTCATTTATATGAAAGCAGATTATGAGCCTTGGTGGATGTTTGAGGGGTGGGAAGAGACCATCCAATCCCGCGAACTATTCGATAACGTAACAGAAGCAGCGGAATGTCTGCGAGGCTTACTTGAAAAGCTACGGCATCATCATGATCATGAGATGATGAAAAAAGAATGTTTTTATGCATTTTGGTCTGACCGAGAAAAGATTTTTTGCGAGGGCTGTGATGAGGACCTTCAATTGTACCATGGTGTTTTGTTGATGAACGAAGGGAAGCCTATCGCCATCTAA
- a CDS encoding 5-bromo-4-chloroindolyl phosphate hydrolysis family protein, giving the protein MKRIKQFFTRHFISAPIGFGSWLYFTLGTSMGFFTATGLVIGIYFGSALTIKQIQLTSNLKELGMSRSEYKHIKSQLTSAKMKIKRLNSLYGQVRSVQAFKQLHEMNSLSRRILGIVRTNPQKFYHVEKFFYAHLDSAVELTSKYALLVNQPLKDQEIRIALQDTRETLGDVNKQLERDLRSALAPDIQQLQLEIDFVDVIMNKDKPLLEMKGDLTDDRK; this is encoded by the coding sequence ATGAAAAGAATTAAACAATTTTTCACTCGTCATTTTATCTCCGCACCGATTGGTTTCGGGTCATGGCTTTATTTTACGCTTGGTACGAGCATGGGCTTTTTCACTGCGACAGGTCTAGTGATTGGAATTTACTTTGGAAGTGCATTGACTATTAAACAAATCCAATTGACATCCAACTTAAAAGAACTTGGCATGTCCCGTTCTGAATATAAACATATCAAAAGCCAGCTCACTAGCGCTAAAATGAAAATAAAGCGGCTCAATAGTTTATATGGACAGGTTCGATCCGTTCAGGCATTCAAGCAGTTACATGAGATGAACAGCTTGTCTCGTCGAATTCTTGGCATTGTACGGACAAACCCTCAAAAATTTTACCATGTTGAGAAATTTTTCTATGCTCACCTGGATTCCGCAGTTGAATTGACGTCGAAATATGCCTTACTTGTCAATCAACCTTTAAAAGATCAGGAAATTCGGATTGCTTTACAAGATACACGCGAAACACTTGGCGATGTCAATAAGCAGCTAGAACGGGATTTGCGTAGTGCGCTCGCTCCTGATATTCAACAGCTTCAATTAGAAATCGACTTTGTCGATGTGATTATGAATAAAGACAAACCGTTGCTTGAAATGAAAGGGGATTTAACCGATGACAGAAAATAA
- a CDS encoding toxic anion resistance protein produces the protein MTENNTIKTFDDLLDNPFDLQKEPLLPKEMLMEKEPSTTSVKLIDRLSVEEREKAQQLAAQIPVGNYEAILTYGANAQGELSKFSHQMLDHVQSKDIGPVGDVLKDLMNKLSEIDPEDLSEKKKSGLSKLFSKATRSIQEMMTKYQKLSTQIDRIGVQLEHSKRGLLEDVQMLDNLYEQNKTYFQALNVYIAAAELKRDEIADVIIPEMRRQAELANDQMAIQDVHDMAQFLDRLEKRLYDLQLSRQITIQSAPQIRMIQQTNQTLAEKIQASIMTAIPLWKNQIAIALTLNRQMKAVESQKLVTKTTNDLLLKNSEMLKINSIETAKENERGIIEIDTLKKTQENLIHTIEETLLIQADGRAKRKAAEVEIGRMEEELKQRLLAVHEKAQNRPL, from the coding sequence ATGACAGAAAATAATACGATAAAAACATTTGATGATCTACTCGATAATCCATTTGATTTACAAAAAGAACCCCTATTACCGAAAGAAATGCTAATGGAAAAGGAACCGAGCACGACTTCCGTTAAACTAATCGATCGCCTTTCCGTGGAGGAAAGAGAAAAAGCTCAGCAACTAGCTGCTCAAATTCCAGTAGGCAATTATGAAGCGATTCTTACCTACGGAGCCAACGCACAAGGCGAGCTCTCAAAGTTTTCACATCAGATGCTGGATCATGTACAAAGTAAGGACATTGGCCCTGTCGGAGATGTGTTAAAAGATCTGATGAATAAGCTTTCTGAAATTGACCCTGAGGATTTATCCGAAAAGAAAAAATCGGGTCTTAGTAAGTTATTTAGTAAAGCGACCCGCTCCATACAAGAAATGATGACGAAATATCAGAAGCTCAGCACGCAAATTGATCGAATCGGTGTCCAGCTGGAACATTCAAAACGCGGCCTTTTGGAAGATGTACAGATGCTCGATAATTTATATGAACAAAATAAGACCTACTTTCAAGCTTTGAATGTGTACATAGCGGCGGCTGAACTAAAGCGGGATGAGATTGCTGATGTCATTATCCCTGAAATGCGTAGACAGGCGGAATTGGCCAACGACCAGATGGCTATTCAAGATGTACATGATATGGCGCAGTTCCTTGACCGATTGGAAAAACGGTTATATGATTTGCAACTTTCACGTCAAATTACGATTCAAAGTGCACCACAGATTCGTATGATTCAGCAGACAAACCAAACACTTGCGGAAAAAATCCAAGCATCCATTATGACAGCAATTCCCCTTTGGAAAAATCAAATTGCCATTGCTTTAACATTAAATCGACAAATGAAAGCCGTTGAATCGCAAAAGCTCGTGACAAAAACAACGAATGATTTGTTGCTAAAAAACTCGGAAATGCTCAAAATCAATTCCATTGAAACAGCAAAAGAAAATGAGCGAGGCATTATTGAAATTGATACGTTGAAGAAGACGCAAGAAAATCTCATTCATACGATTGAAGAAACATTACTCATTCAAGCTGACGGTCGTGCAAAGCGTAAGGCAGCCGAGGTTGAAATTGGACGCATGGAAGAAGAATTGAAACAACGTTTGCTTGCAGTTCATGAAAAAGCACAAAACCGCCCTTTATAA
- a CDS encoding AAA family ATPase — protein MNAIVEKVHALRSEKIHDVEAQRLIQEGGYVSPDPYLWEDVLVGIALKNPVLLKGPSGSGKTKLAQTISHYFQQPMQSVNCSVDLDAESLLGFKTIISKEGQTVIEFVEGPVIQAMKKGHILYIDEINMAKPETLPILHSVLDHRRMLTNPFTGEVIFAHEDFTVISAINEGYVGTSPMNEALKNRFVSFSVPYLTGEQLKSVMTATYPTAATQLIETFLQIGNDLKKQVMSGLLSDEAASIRSLLDAMGLSQHIPVRRAVQYAIAEKLDDKIERDLIMELVDTWVK, from the coding sequence ATGAATGCGATTGTCGAAAAAGTACATGCTCTTCGTTCAGAGAAAATACATGATGTAGAAGCTCAACGCTTAATTCAAGAAGGGGGTTATGTCTCGCCCGATCCTTATTTATGGGAAGATGTTCTTGTTGGAATTGCCTTGAAAAATCCCGTGTTATTGAAAGGACCATCCGGTTCAGGGAAAACGAAGCTAGCACAAACAATCTCACATTATTTTCAGCAGCCGATGCAAAGCGTCAACTGTTCAGTCGATTTAGATGCTGAATCGCTACTTGGTTTCAAAACGATTATTAGTAAAGAAGGACAAACAGTTATCGAATTTGTGGAAGGGCCCGTTATCCAAGCGATGAAAAAAGGGCATATTCTCTATATCGATGAAATTAATATGGCCAAGCCAGAAACATTGCCTATTCTTCATAGCGTTCTCGATCATCGTCGTATGTTGACAAATCCTTTTACAGGTGAGGTCATTTTTGCGCATGAAGATTTCACCGTCATTTCCGCGATTAACGAAGGCTATGTAGGGACCTCCCCAATGAACGAAGCATTGAAAAATCGCTTTGTCTCTTTTTCAGTTCCGTACTTGACGGGTGAACAGCTAAAGTCTGTTATGACAGCTACTTATCCAACTGCAGCAACACAGCTCATTGAAACGTTTCTTCAAATAGGCAATGATTTGAAAAAGCAAGTGATGAGCGGATTATTATCAGATGAAGCAGCGTCAATTAGGAGTTTGCTTGATGCAATGGGGCTATCGCAACATATTCCAGTGAGACGGGCTGTGCAATATGCAATTGCCGAAAAATTGGATGACAAAATTGAACGGGATTTGATTATGGAATTAGTCGATACATGGGTGAAATGA
- a CDS encoding DUF6501 family protein, whose protein sequence is MTVKDWTTVPTIRTIVCKHADAEKYVVTNVLTPGKSYEVKNETDEFVFVIDNTGKVGGYYKTYFE, encoded by the coding sequence ATGACTGTGAAAGATTGGACAACTGTACCGACGATTCGTACAATCGTTTGTAAACATGCAGATGCTGAAAAATATGTTGTAACGAATGTCCTGACACCTGGTAAATCGTATGAAGTGAAAAACGAGACGGATGAATTCGTTTTCGTCATCGATAATACCGGAAAAGTTGGAGGCTATTATAAAACATATTTTGAATAA